A segment of the Manis javanica isolate MJ-LG chromosome 10, MJ_LKY, whole genome shotgun sequence genome:
AGTTCTTCCTCTTATGTTTCCAGTTCAGCAGGAAGGAGTGAGCCCAGGAAGCCCTAGGTTCCCCTCCCCAGATCCCAATAAAGAGAGGGCCCTGGCCGAGGGCTCCCTTTACCTGATCTCTGTGTGGCCCCAGGTGTGCTGTGTCATCTCCTGGAAGAAACCTCTCTTTTGCCGACTTTCTCGACGGTTGCTGCTGAAGGGCATCCACAATCAGAGTAAGAACCAAAAGTTTGATCCAGTGGTAACATTGGGTGGAAAGGGGAGATGTAGTGGGAAGCCTCCCAGGCCCAAGCAAGCCCCACACGTGTTTCTGGATGAAAGACTTACTGTCCACAGGCTGAGACCAGCACGAACCAGGGATACCATGGAcccttctttcttcctcaaaCTCTGTGAAGCAGAGCAGGTGGGCCCCCTTTATGGGGGAGCCTCTCAGACTTCCCGTTAACACATCTAAGAGAATCCCATGCCCCACAGAGGTGTGTTGACAAGCAGGTGGGGGTTACAAAAGACAGGTTGTGATAAGGAGGTAAGGCACACTCAATAAACACAATGAGGAGCCCTTTATTCTCCCTTAAGGGTGCCCATAAACTCTAACACGCATATAGAGATGTTCTTGCAGGTTCTCAGACCCCATCAGGCAGACCACCTCCTGGCTACAAGCAGGGGGGCCCCAGACAGGCGGAGCCAGAACACCATTCACTGAGGCACAGAACACCCCCCATTACCTCCCCAGGGACCCATCAGGAGAATGAACGTGAGCTGGTCATGCACCCTGTTATCTTCACCCCTAATTTTGCCCATAAAAACCCCTGCAATCTGTACCCGGAGTCTGTAGGAAGCCTGCTGCTTTCCTTTACCGCCCCGATGTCAGTGTTTGGGGGCTGTGTGCTGGGTTGGCCAGCTTGTGATGGGCTTTGTTGGGTGACATCCCCCCCTTGGAAAGACATGAAGATGACAGAGTCCCTGGGAACCGAGTTTTGGAAGTGTGACCCCGGGCCTGCCTGGGTCCGTTCCTGCATCCACCCATGAGGGACGCTGACCAGGCCTGACTGAGAGGAACTCATCCCAACCACAGGCCCCTCCCTGGCTCAGCTCTGTGCCCCACGAGGACTTTCTGAAGCGTCCCTCCTccccctctgctctcctccacTTATCTGTCATTTAGTGTCTGGGGGCCCCAGGCCAGTAGGAACCAGGGGCTCCTAAGGGGAAGAGGGGGCAAAGAAGGCCTGGGAGAAGACAGGCCATTCAGGCCTGAGCTCTGAAGAGGGAGATGTCCCAGTGGGGAGTACAGACAGGGACACACCGCCCAGAGCGGGACCTCGCCTCAGGCAACACCCCTAACAGCTACTGCTCTCAGTGCTGGCCTGCAGGAACTGGTCCAATCTGCCCAACAGTCCTCTGGGTAGGCAGTGCGATGCCCCTATTTCACAGGTGAGCAAACGgggtgcagaaaggataagtgcCACACATGGTCTCGTAACCAATTCCTAGCGGGGCTGGGATTCAAATGTGGTTGTTGAGCTCTAGGGTCCGAGGTCTTCACTTTCACCCAGGCTCAGAACTGGTGGGGGGCCCAGCACTAGGGCCCAGGCCTTCTGAAGGGGCTGAGTCCAGCCCTTTGCCCCAGCCAGAGCCCAGGTGAGGCCCCAGCAGCTGGTGGATGGGGTGGGTGAGGCCGCCATCATTCCTGacccagtcctgctgccccctGCAGGGAGCCCCTGCCCGGAGGAGAAGCCCTGGGTAGACCTTCAGCAAAGGGAGGAGGCTGAGGGGGGCGTCCCGTGGCTGCTGACTCTCTGCTCCACCCAGAGGATCCCCACCCCAGCGAGCAGCTTACCAAGTGCTTTCACGTCTCCCTCAGGGTCCTCACAACGACTCTGTGACAGGAGCAGCCAGGGGATCATTTTACTCCCACTTTGCAGATGTGCAAACACACCCTCAGGGTGGGGTGGAGCCTTGCCGGAGCAGTGACACTGGGGAACCGGGGCACGGAGCCTAGTCCTGGGCCTTCTCCTCCCCGCAGGCCCTGGCCACCGCCAGCCCACATTCTGTCTTGTGGCTTTACCCAGATGAGACGCTAACATGAATGGATCATGTCATGTGTGCCCTGGGTGTCTAGCTGTTACGGGACCCCAGAGACCAGGTTCTGGAGTTTCAACGTTACAGAAATGAACACTGAACtcgaaagaaagaaagcaggcagAGTTTATTAGAGGTAGCTTCCCACCTCTTTCACCCAATTCCCTGCCCTTGTCAGGCCCTCATCATCTCTGAGGCCTGCAGCTCTGGGGATACAAAGGGCAAGCATATGCCCACCTGGGAGCCCAAGGCCACAGAACTGGGCACCTCTTGAGTCGGGAGGTGGGAAGGCTGTTTCACGTCTGTACATGAAATAGGTGGGTTCCAGATGCCCTGCAGTGCAGGCTGACCAGTGGTTCCCCCCAGTCCCCATCACCAGCAGCCTCAGCATGCGGCTTATTTGGAAATGACCTTTGCAGGTGGGATTAGCTAGATGAGGTCACCCTGGAGCAGGTGGGTGTGACCCTAACTCAGTGACGATTGTCCTCACAGGAAGAGACATGGAGACACACAGACGGAAGAGGCAGCTTTGTGAGGACGGAGGCAGAGGTTAGGCTGACATGGCAACTAGCCAAGGAGCGCCAAGGAGAGCGGCAGCCcccggaagctggaagaggcctggagcacattctccctccctctccaccatgAACCACCCTGccacaccttgaccttggacatGTGCCTCCAGACAGCGAGAGGATAAggttctgctgtttaagccacccagtctgtggtattttgttatggccaCCTCACCATGGACAGTGCAGAGTCCACAAAACTCTGTAAACAGAGCAATTAATCAATCATTATGCCGTTCTTATGGCATCACACAAAAGGTCCCAGGGTGCAATGATATAAGGCACTggagtagggagggtggagcttTGAGCAAATGGGTTTGTAGCCTTCTTTTACAAGCTGAAACTCATGAATGCTGTTAGTTTTTCTGCTCAATCGACCATCTCTTATTCTATGTTCACTGTGTTAAGACAGTCGGGAGTTTAGCTTGAAATACGGAGGTGTAGGCAAACATGCTTCCTTCTTTCCAGAAATGTCAGGGGAGATGAGATGAAAACACTAAGTCaatcaaagataaaaaatattaaattaagtgCCTCAGCTGAGTGTTAAAAGAGATATGTGCGCAAAAAGGTAGTATTAAAGTATGAATATACGAAGCAATGGGCAAAGTTATAGTGGACTTTCAGCTACTATTATAACAATTGGATTTCTGAGAAAGGCACCCCACCAGTGACTGGGAAGTTCAAGAACATTTAGTCACTGTAACTGTATGTTCTGTCTATCGGTTGCCCCTAATTTGCACAAAAGCATCACGTAACACTTTGTAAAGAGATGTTTATTGACTTGATCAATATAATGCCTAATATAGAAATTCAAAACAACATATGTGCTATAATCATTGCTGCAATCATTCTTGTTTTCATTAGAGATGGTTGATGAAATTGTTGAGAAATTTCATTCTTGATCAGAGCTCAGGAGGAGCAGAAGGTGCTCACTTGGGGTGGACAGAGAGAGTCCAGAGAACCAGATAAGCTGGTGCTCATTAGTGTCCTACTGCATGTTACCAGGATATATAATACTCCACTGGGACACCGGAAAGTGAAATGAACATTCAGAAGTCCTACTCATCACGTGCACTACATTAACAGCCTCTTCATCCCCGGGTTTTATTCACAGAGTCAGCTGAGGTCTCTGGTGGTGTGGGATCCAGCTTCCCCGAAGAACAAAGCAGAATCTTCAGTGAAAGTCAGGCGCCACTCAAGGTTCCATTTCTCAACTCAATATTCAGAACAATGGGTTTTTCCGGTTGAATAAGTCCTTGATTGCTTAATTTCAAGGGGATCTGCCACACATAATCAAACATGAGAACAAGTTAATGGAGCCAGCCAAGAACAGAAGCACGTAGACAAGATACATTAAGGACACaaactttaaaaactattttaagcaTCATGTAtctatgattcttttttttaaaactataagtCAATATCTTTCAAAGATATAGGGACAGTTGGGTTACCTACTTTTCCTTGAGTGAATTTTAATACTTGCATCTTTCAATGAACTGGTCTATTTAATTTCTGTTATAAAATGTACGGACATAAAGTTCTTTGCAGTATTCCCTTATCTTTTTGGTTTTACATTGTTTCCACTCTTATTGAGGTATTGACATACAGTAGTGTGCAAACTTCAGGTGTACAGCATTATGATTTCActtgcaaaaatgaagaaattattacCCCAACAAGCTTAGTTAACACAATCATCTCATTTAGAtaccaaagaggaaaaagaaaaaatttttttccttgtagtgAGAGTTCTTAGCATCTCCTCTTTTCACACCCCTCATGTGTGCCATGTGGCAGCGTCAGCGACTGTCACCATGTTGTACGTGACATCCCCAGCACTTGTGCATCTTACAACAGGACCACGTTCCACAGCCCCCTCCCTGCTATAATTCTCTGCACTTATTCTGTGAGCTGTGCCAGGACTGGATGGTGAAAGCTCATCtgtcattcagtcaacaaattaTCTGTGGAGCAACCACTATGTACCAAGGTGGAGATAAAATTGTGTTGGCATGTGGTCTGTTTTGATTTAAAGTTCAAGTAAAAAGGATGAGttcttaaaaatgtaaaccaCATTCTTAGGCATTAGGGCAAGCAATTCTGAAAAGCCACATTGAGTTGATTTTGTGTATGTTCAAACTTATGGTGTGATCCTACATGCCATGTGTCCGACACATGGCAGGACTTCCTCACTTGTAAAGCCCAGTGGAACCACCCAGTCATGGCTGAGGTCATGGGAGGGATTACATGTATTTTCTAACATCGGGTGTATCTTTAGTGTAGGGCAAGTAGTGAATTCGTGAAGAACTGCAGGGTTTGGACTGACACTTTGAGTGCCCTGTTCCCCCATCACGCCTTCATGTGGGGGCCCCAAGCACCATCACCTTCTAATCTCTGTGACTTCCGGGCAAGCACACTATCCTGGGGGGAGAGAAGTGCCTAGCTGTGCATGGGCAGGAGCTTGTGAGAGGACCTGCCCATCCCAGGCTCTCAGCGTCCAGGGTCCTGTTTGTCCACACTTACAGGAAAGCCACACAGCTGCACTAAAGCCACAAATGACAGGGAAACCCTGtccatcctcctcctctccctgaggGCCTGCATATTAAATGCATGACTGTGCCCACACACCCCTCCTTCCTGTGCCCTGGAAACCGAATATAAACTTTGCTCAAGTTCAAAGGCCTGTGCATAATCACATCACAGTAACTGCAGGGGCCACAGGTGACCTTTACTACTGGCTGTTTGTAAAGCCACACAGTGCTCCATAGCTGAGGACCCCCAGAGCCATACATGGCTCCAGGTAGATTCTCTGGCCTATGGAGCAAATGATTCTTTGAATAGAACACATTCCCTTATACaaatatagacatatatagatatatttctCTTGGTTAAGAAAATCTCCCAATGAACATTATTTATCCAGTGATTTATCTGTCTGACCTGTGTTTCTTTACAAGGTTTGAAGGAGAAGTGCTGCAGGACTCTGACGATAGCCACTTTCATGTTCAGGAGAGCGAACCTCATGCCGATGCAGTTTCGGGGTCCAGTTCCAAAAGGCAGGTATGTGTACGGATTTATGCTGTCCTTGTTCTTCTTACTGAACCTGGACCCACAATAGCAGATGAAGGCAAGTTAATGAAACATGAGAACAGCAAAGATCCACAGTGGGGATCTCAGGCTCCTCAGCCGGAAGCACACAGGACCATGTTCATGTCGTGGATGAGTCATGAATCCTGCCACGGGCACTTGGGGTGGGAACCCGAGCTACAGCCCATCCCATCCCCTTTGGCCTGCAGGGCCTCTCAGTCTCGTTGAAGACATGAGTTGAGTgctgttaaaaagaaattcaCCTCTGAACACTAAAATGACATTCAGGGTGGGGAGGTGCTCACACTAAAAAGGCAAGTAGGAAATGAGACTGACTGAAGGAAGGGGGGGTTCCTGCATCTCCTCGACCTGCCTGGCCAGATGGTCATGGAGGACAGAGCAGGAGACAGGCGTCCTATTACTTCAGGTGGTATTGttccttctctccccttcctgcaCCCCTGCTGCTCCTCTGCTCCCCCTCCCCACAGACCCGCTGAAGTCAGGTGATTCCCGTGGGcagcaggctctgctctgctgcagtACAATCCCTGATCTCCTTGTCTGTCTGTGTCCTTCAAGGTTAGACCATGAGTTATTCAAATCTCATTCCTCAACATCTGATTATGTTAAGGAAACATGTGGATATGGGGAAAGTGATAATGGCAATGtagttatataatatttaaagagTCATTATTTAGAGAAAATCTGGAATAGGTACAAATGCTGTGCCTTTGACTATTATGGGAATTAGGAGAATAGCCttggtgtgtgggtggggaggctTCCATGGGTTAATGGTGGCTGGGCAGGCAGTGCGCTCATACAGATGCATTGAAAGTACACCTAGATGTGTCTAGGGAAGTGCTTGTGTATATGTCAGAAATACTTATACTTCAGCCAAAACCCCTCCAATTAGGCATTTTTTGACCATTAGATCTCACTGCCTGACTCTGTCCCTGAAACTCAAGGGTAAGCATTTACTCTGATGCCTGgatgaatgaaagagaaggacAGTAACTTGTCTCTGATTTGTAGTTGTGAAGATGCAGGATGGTGAAGTGCTGAGCTTGGAGCAAGCGTAGAGGACCCCTGGTCCATAAAAACAACAATTTCTCAACTCTGACATCGTTTTTCAGCAAGTACTACACTATGCTAGCACTAGGGACACCTTGGAAAACAAAATAAGGTACTTCCGCCCAGGGGCTTTTTGTCAGGGGACAAAAAGCCTACATCCCAGGTATTTCCTCAGAGTTCACTCCAAATTCTGCTCACCAACCCAATATGTAGGAGAGCATCAAGTCTATGCAGAACTCAACGTGTGCCCAAAGCAGACATTGGTTTTGCGTTCACAGGAGAGCAAGCTCAAGGCCCATCTCCCTTATGGATCAGCCTTGTGCCACATTTCCCTGTGCACTTGCTGTGCCTACACCACTCACCCAGCAGTGGCTGCTATTTGCTGCTTGGCAGGAAGACATAGGCCCTGCTCAGTGATCCCTGCAGAAACAATGCACTCCATGAATTGGGCTCACTGAGGCATTCTGTCAGCCTTTGCTGACAGAGATCAACCATTGCCAGCATGCAGGCTGAACATTTTTCCTACCCAGAGCCCACAATGAGGAACTGTGGCTCCAGTGCTAAGGaaaaccaggcactggtgagctGAGAGTCCTGACATTCTTGGCACCACAGGATACCATTTCTATCTAAACCAGGAAGCAGAGCTGATCTAAGTACAAAGGAAGATatacagaaacccagacaaaatgaagaggcagaggaatatgtttcaaacaaaagaacaggagaAGACAACAGAGCAGGCCAAATGAAACAGATTACCAATCTTAATGAAGATTCCatagtaacagtcataaagatgctcactgacttgtagaaaagaattgatgatctcagtgagaacttcatcAGAGACATAGATTTCAGAAATAGCCACTCAGAGTTGAAGAaatcaataactgaaatgaaaaatacaatagaaggaATAAATAGTAGACTTCTGGAAGTAGAGGAGAGAATCAacgagatggaaattagagaacagaaaaacaaccaagctgaaatcagagaagaaaaagcttTGCTAAACATGAGAGGATGCTTAGAAGCTGTGcaacaactccaaatgaaacaatattcacctaacaggggtcccagaagaagaagaaaaaggggtaaaaattctttttgaagaaagaacagctgaaaacttccccaatatggggaaggaaagaCACCCAGGTCCTAGAAGCATAGAgggcccctaacaaaaggaaccccatggacacaacaccaagacatacagtaattaaagtggcaaagattaaagagaaagagagaatcttaagTGCAGCAGGAGAGAGGCAGATAGTTACCTGTGAGGAAAACTCCATAAGACTATCAGTAGATTCCTCAGCAGAAACTtcacaggtcagaagggagtggcatgaaatatttaatatattgaaagagaagaacctacaaccaagaatcctctacccagcaagattaccattcagaattgaaggggagATTACAGATAAACTAAGGTTAAATGAGTTCCCGAACACTAAACTGGTCTTACAAGACAtgtaaagggacttctgtagctggaaatattcttaagcctaaatatttttcatcaatgaaACAAACCTACAGTAAAAGTAGCAGGCCAGTTACTTACcgagcaagtatgaagttaaacacaaaagtagtaaaatcaactatatgcAAAATCAGTCATGGGATACACAAGAGATGTGGATTATGACACAcacaaagtgtggaggaggaaaagtACAAAAGGAGTACTTTCAGATTGTGCTAGAAAcagagtgaccatcaacttaatataaacttatatatttaggaaaaagcctatgaaccttatggtaactgCAAACCCAAAGcatataacagatacacaaaaatgaaaaaaggaaacccaAGCAGAACAGTATTAAAAACCATCAAATAGTAAGACATGAGATAAGAGAGGAAGATCAGAACAGAGAAACTACAAAACcaaccagaaaacagttaataaaatggtaacaagtacatatctatccaTAATTGCCTTAAATGTAATTGGACTagatacaccaatcaaaagacatagggtagcAGAACAAATAAAGacacaaggcccatctatatgctgcctaaaggacattcatttcagacctaaagacatacacagactgaaagtgaagggatggaaaaaaagatatttcatgcaaataaagagaaaaaaaaggggtggCAGTAATTTtatcaaagtagacttcaaaacaaagaaggacattccacaAATATAAAgtgatcagtccaacaagaggatatagtgattgtaaatatctatgcactcaacataggagcatctaaatatataaaacaaatatgaacagacctAAATGGGAAActgacagcaacacaatcatattaaGAGACCTTAACACTCCACTTACATCAGTGaacagatcacccagacagaaaataaataaggaaacagagatgttgaacaacacattagaccagatgtaCTTCACAGGTATATACAGACCTTTCCTGCTGCaaagcagcagcatacacatttttctcaagtgcacatggaatgtcctccagaatagatcacatattaggacacaaaaacagtctcaataaattcaaagatattgaaattgtatgaagcatcttttcagatcagaatggtatgaaactagaaatcaattacacaaagaaacCAGAAGAAAGCACATACACATAGAGggtaaatagtcaatggatccatgaacaaatcaaagaagaaatcaagcaatacatgaagacaaatggaATGAAAATACAACAGTGCAAAATATgtggatgctgcaaaagcagttctaagaaggaagtacatagcaatacaggcctacctcaagaaagaggaacaatccGAAATAAACAGTCTAAGTGCACAACtaagtaaactagaaaaagaacaagaaatgaaaaccaaagttacagggagggacataataaagatgagagcagaaataaataaaatagagaagaacaaCACAATGgaaaaatgcaatgaaacaaagagctggttctttgagaagtgaaagaatacagaaaaaccctagccagacttttcacaaaaaaaaagggagaagacacaaataaaatcagaaatgaaaaaggggatGTTACAACCAATACCACAgacattcaaagaattattagagaatactataaaaaattatggggcaataaattggacaacctggaTGATATAGATAAATTCCttgaaaagtacaaccttcctagactgacccaggaagaaacagaagttctgaacagaccaattagcagtaacaaaattaaattggcAATCAAAAGACTCCCAGTAAATAAATTCCATGACTGGATGGATTCACAGTTGacttccaccaaacatttaaagaagagctaatatccatccttctcaaagaattctaaaaagtagaaaaggagggaatacttccaactcattctatgaggccagcatcactctaataccaaaaccagacaaacaaagaaaaaaaagtaattataggccaatatcccagACAAACATAGACACaagaatcctcaacaaaatattagaaaatcaaactcagaaatacaacaaaaggatcatccatcacgacagagtgggatttattccaatgatacaaggatggcacaatattcataaatcaatgaacgtgatacaccacattaacaaaaggaaggataaaaaccatctgatcatctcaatagttgctgaaaatgcactgacaaaattcaacatccagtcatgataaaaactctcaataaagtgggtacagagggaacatacctcaacataatacagaccataa
Coding sequences within it:
- the LOC118972347 gene encoding uncharacterized protein isoform X3, translating into MPSSNSCCLLRMPGDPCRFSCWPSVDIAIAVFALGHCGSWRHINCEVCCVISWKKPLFCRLSRRLLLKGIHNQRRDMETHRRKRQLCEDGGRG